One segment of Triticum aestivum cultivar Chinese Spring chromosome 2A, IWGSC CS RefSeq v2.1, whole genome shotgun sequence DNA contains the following:
- the LOC123190328 gene encoding late embryogenesis abundant protein At5g17165: MAAVASSKGRVIAGSLVARVLAGKANASPRRAVHASAYDKNVDEQVRPAFVPDDVIGGAGSPDKYWGPHPTTGVFGPAAVDPKLAASLAPASAAKGGPSVLDQKVWFRPLEDVEKPPVA, translated from the exons ATGGCAGCAGTGGCTAGCTCCAAGGGGCGGGTGATCGCTGGGAGCCTCGTGGCGCGCGTCCTCGCCGGCAAGGCCAACGCCTCCCCGAG GAGGGCGGTGCACGCGTCGGCCTACGACAAGAACGTGGACGAGCAGGTGCGCCCGGCCTTCGTGCCGGACGATGTGATCGGCGGCGCCGGGAGCCCAGACAAGTACTGGGGCCCTCACCCAACCACCGGCGTCTTCGGCCCCGCCGCGGTCGACCCCAAGCTGGCCGCCAGCCTCGCGCCGGCCAGCGCCGCCAAGGGCGGCCCCTCCGTGCTGGACCAGAAGGTGTGGTTCCGCCCGCTCGAGGACGTCGAGAAGCCCCCCGTCGCCTGA